From the genome of Deltaproteobacteria bacterium:
CTGTACCGCACGACGATCCGCCCGCGGCTCCCCAGCGACTTCTCGAATTCCGCCTGCGCCTTCCGGAACCCCTTCATCGACTCGAGCGGGACCCGGTGCTTCATCCGGACGTTGTGGAG
Proteins encoded in this window:
- a CDS encoding phosphoglucosamine mutase codes for the protein LHNVRMKHRVPLESMKGFRKAQAEFEKSLGSRGRIVVRYSGTEPLLRIMVEGESRAEVEEIVKALGDKAKEEGR